The sequence below is a genomic window from Capsicum annuum cultivar UCD-10X-F1 unplaced genomic scaffold, UCD10Xv1.1 ctg5342, whole genome shotgun sequence.
AACTTGCTTGTAAGTCGGGCGAtttgatgatctttctcatcAACGGACTTCTTCAAGGCTTCAATAGTTTGCTCCATCATTGAAAACTTCTCGTCCAAGTCAATTGCATCAACCATGAACGTGTTGACTTTCgttgaagttggagaattcattaagTTTTTAGATTCTCCAAAGTTGCAGCCAGTTTTCGACGGTTcatctgataacatagatgcaaAGTTGCCCCCAAGGGTTGTAGTTATtgccaaaatttgagattttcttctttttgtcatctccaaaaaggtgaagtattaggatccatccaaaacacaacgATTGATGGGGCCAACAAGTTTAATCTCAGTAGACGTGGCAGTAGTAGACTTCTTGCACgaaacttcattgatttttctgaAGTTCATTGTAGTAGTTGAACTTGATTTTGTAGAAAGAAGAGACGGAGAGCAAAACTTGTCCCACTGGGCATGCCAAAatttgttcgcaacaaattttcgtaAGTGCGCCGAAAATTAACtgcaattaaaaataaataaaagaaaataataattttattaagatGAAACTTGTGAGTACAATTccgttattctctcgattcttctctcctaagtttttccatgattcgagggcctttgcAGCGTGATTCTTGAATGTAGaatgatttgagcctcctagaaatgtatttggatctccaggaatgtGAGACAACACTTCGTTttgtcgagttgatctccggGCAGAACTCCGCTAGTCAATTCTTTGAAGAaatgtgtagtcaatgcagagctttctccaatgcttgcagaatctctttttttttttttcctttagaatGTTATGCTACCCCCTTCCAAAACATGTCATTTGACACTTGACGTCCTTTGATTGGTTGTTGAATTTAAATGAGACtttcacatcatttgtacatgtggcgacgtctcattggtcttggatttgattGGGATGTCAgatcacttgatgagtttggatTTCAAAGTGAGATGGACCTCGATGAGGAATAAAATAGgcttatcattaattttttaagcacaaaataattttagacccaataaaatatgaatcaaattcaaattttatatgaatttgatccaataaattttatgtgtctacaaGTAGTTGTTGTAGCAATTACCATAGTTGCTGAATTTActgaattatttttcatttatttttaaaagaaatcaaaattttttttttcaaacttttcaatttcttttaaaaaatagttcatgaaaattaaaaaagaaagaagaacgaaatgaaaagagaaagaaaaagaaaaagaagaagaggaaaatgtagagagaaagaaaaataacaagaagaagatgggaaaaaataatttggagagagaaagaaaaaaaaaaaaagattgaaaaataaaaacaagggaggaaattctaaaatttaaaatttaaagttgaagtacttttaaaaaatttaaaaatttttaaaaattaaactttataccccaattaatttaatcataatttaaataaaattttttatctgTGTCAAAGTTACCAACACTTTtaatttaaatactttttttgGTCACCTCCCGCCTGATTTTCTCTACTAACTTTTCCCCAAAACCAATGGTGAGATAATCAGATAATTAACTCCCAAATAACTTGTTTCCAACACCTGATATTCCGACTGTGCGAAGGGGCTATTTGCGTTATACATAACAAATTTTCTCATACTAACTATCAACTCTAAAATTTGATTTTCCTCCTCCGACGAAGAATCCAAAACCATGTCAATACACGATCAAGCGGCGGCGGCCGTGCTATCCCAAATAGCTACGGCAGCCGACGGCGCACTAATCGGCATAGCCCTAGCATACGCCGCCGTACGTAGTATTCTCAAGTACAAGGCCAACTCTTCTTCCCTACACAAAATCAACGACGCACCCTATCTAACTGTCTCCGATCTCCGTTCGTTAGTGAATTCGGAAAGTTCTGATGACGGTGAGGTTGTTATTGTTAGAGGTACTGTTGAAGCGAAATCGGCTGTTGAAGGTAATTGGAAGAGCTTGAGACCGAATAATGTTTTGTCTTCTCACAATTCTGCTGAAAAAGGCGTTGTGTTGCAACGTACTCAAACGGTAAGCTTCTCTTCTTTTCGTCAAAATTACGTGTGAAGTATCGTGGTTTTGAATTTCATACCTCGACCGTGGTTGATAATTTATTATAATAGAGCTTAACTAGTCAAATTAAACTTCTATCTTACCAGAGATTTTATCTTATAAATAGTTCTTGTTTTCTTGTAAAGAAAAAGTACTTTTAAAACAACATTCCCTCGTGAAATCAAatattcaagaatagaagagccgCATTCTTGAATGTTGATtggcttagttgaatcccgaagatagaTATATCATTTGTTTTTCCAtttgctcgtgggagagactcTACTTATCTTCAAGAAACATCTTGATGTGCCTCTAAGCGAAGCAAGTTCAATGTTGagtctttaatttatttattatatggaTTCTAACAATTTGATAATATTCAGTTTGAGCAGCTGAAGATTTATTATACCGGTTCCAACATTATAAAGAACAGATCACAGATATCGAATTGTACTATTTTAGTTATGTATAAAAAGTATTTCTGCGCGAATATgaagagttcataaatttgatAGAATTATAACCACATTATTTTATAAGTAGCTATTTTTGTAAACTTTTCTTAACTAACTATCAAAAGTTCTGGCTATTTGTGATAATCTTATTTTatctcaaattaaattatttaaaaaaataaataaagaggcATTTTGCACTATAAACAATTAACAAATCTTTTCATACAAGTAGCTAGCTCCTCCGAATTCCACTCTTCCTCCAACATTGCTATTCCCTACACCACGTCAATCCACGATCAAGCAGCCGTCGCCGTGCTATACAAAATATCTTCGGCGGCTGACAGGGCACTAATCAGCATAGCCCTAGCATACATCTCCATACGCAGTATTCTCAAGTACAAATCCAACTCTTCTTCCCTACACAAAATCAACAACGCAAGTATCTAATTGTCTCCGATCTCCGTTCTTTAGTGAATTCAGAAAGTTCTGATGACGGTGAGATTGTTATTGTTAGAGATACTGTTGAAGCGAAATCTGCTGTTGAAGGTAATTGGAAGAGCTTGAGACCGAATAATGTTTTCTCATAATTCTGCTGAAAAAGGCGTTGTGTTGCAATGTACTCAAACGGTAAATTTTCTGTTCTTTTCGTCAATATTACGTGTGAAGTATTGCtgttttttgagtttcataccttGATTGTGGTTGATAATTTATTATAATAGAGCTTAGCTAGTCGGCATAGCCCTAGCGTACGTTGCCGTACGTAGTATTCTTAAGTACAAAGCCAACTCTTCTTCCCTACACAAAATCACGATCTCCGTTTGTTAGTTAATGGCAATTCTGAAAGTTCAACTGAAAGTGAGATTGTGATTGTTCGGTACAGTTGAAGCGAAATCGGCGTATCACGTTTTTTCTTCTTATAATTCTGCTGAGAAAGGCATTGCGTTGCAACATACTCAAATGGTTATTTTTTCTggtatttttgtttgattttagtGTTAAATGGTCAAAAATTGCACGTGAAGTATCCTCAATTTTTCGAGTTTCGTACCTCAAACCTCAATTGTCATtgacaatttatttattaaaataaggCTTAGCTATGAATTGTTCACTTTTTTTAGTTGAACGATCAGTTGTTCACTTTTCCGACCTAAATGATTGGTTCTTGTTCACTTTCGAACCTAAACAATCACTTGTTCACTTTTCTGACCTAAACAATCAATTGTTAATTAATGTGAATTCTGAAACTTCCAATGACGATAAGGTTGTTATTGTTAGAGGTATGATTGAAGCGAAATCGGCTGTTGAAGGTAATTGGAAGAGCTTGAGTGCAAGTGTTTTATCTTCTCATAATTCTGCTGAGAAAGGCGTTGTATTGCAATGTACTCAAACGGTAAttgttctattattttgtttgcCGCTAGTGTTAAATAGTCAAAAATTGCACGTGAAGTATCCCGATTTTTCGAGTTCCGTACCTCAAACCTCAATTgtcatttataatttatattaaaataaagctTAGCTGTGAATTGTTCACTTTTTTTAGTTGAACGATCAGTTGTTCACTTTTTCGACCTAAATGATTAGTTGTTGTTCACTTTCTAATATGAACGATCACTTGTTCACTTTTCTGACCTATACGATCAATTGTTAATTAATTTGAATTGTGAAAGTTCCGATGACAGTGAGGTTGTTATTGTTAGAGGTATGATTGAAGCAAAATCTACTGTTGAAGGTAATTGGAAGAGTTTGATTGCAAATGTTTTATCTTCtcataattctattattttgtttgcCGTTAGTGTTAAATAGTCAAAAATTGCATGTGAAGTATGCCAATTTTTCGAGTTTCATACCTCGAACCTCAATTGTCATTtacaatttattaaaataaagctTAGCTATGAATTGTTCACTTTTTTTTGTTGAACGATCAGTTGTTTACTTTTTCGACCTAAATGATTAGTTGTTGTTCACTTTCTGATCTAAACGATCAATTGTTCATTTTTCTGACCTAAACGATCAATTGTTAATTAATTTGAATTCTGAAAGTTCTGATGACGGCGAGGTTGTTATCGTTAGAGGTATGATTGAAGCAAAATCTGTTGTTGAAGGTAATTGGAAGAGTTGATTGCAAATGTTTTATCTTCTCATAATTCTGCTGAAAAGGCATTGTATTGCAATGTACTCAAACGATAGTTGTTCTATTATTTTTGTTTGCCGTTAGtgttaaaaagtcaaaaattgctCGTGAAGTATCCcctttttttgagtttcataccttAAAATAGAGCTTAATTATCAATTGCTCACTTTTCCGACCTAAATGATCAATTGTTCACTTTTTTCTAGTTGAATGATCAGTTGTTCATTTTTTTCCCACCCGAACGATCAGTTCACTTTTGCTAGCGGAATGTTCAATTGTTTCCTTTTCCTACATGAGTTATCAATTGTTCACTTTTTACTAGCTTACCATCGATTGTTCACTTTTCCCACTTGAACGATCAATTGTTCACTTTTCCTAGTTGAACTATTAATTGTTCAGTTTTGCAATATGAATGATCAATTGTTCACTTTTCTGACTTGAAATATCAATCATCATTGTTAAAGGTAGCAAAAATGAACAATTAATAGTTGAGATGTGTTATGAGAAATAGTTGTTAATAGTTTAGGTATGAAACTTACACACTTCATAGTTTAGGTATGAAACTCGAAAAACTGGAatactttaggtgtgtttttaCCCTTCAATTTAGTTCTAAGTTATATTCAAAGTTCAAACCTTTTGGTACGTCTTAATTGTTATTAGGGAACATGATAATTAGTTATAGTTGTTTGAAACTTGAAAGTCTGAGCAAAATTACTTAATTTATCCGATATTCTCATGCTTTGATTTATTGAACATTTTGATAACCGTATTGTCCGGGTCAGTTTGCCATATCTTGACTAATTCCACGAGATATGTGTCACCTCCCTCTAGCAGAAGGTATCAAGCAATTCTGTTGACCAAGACTAGAACAGagaatgagaagaaatcacctagtgctTTGTCTCTATTGGGAGTTGAACTTAACTTTCTGGTTCTCAACCCACGTCATTGATCACTTAGGCCATACATTGGGTGCTCCTTATGTTTTTTAGGCAAATGTATATATGTCCAACAAGAATAGTGAAATCACACAAAATGAGGTCAGGAAGGGTAAAGTGCATGCAAACCTCTTACCTTTACCTTCCAATGCTCTTTTGAAAAGACCCTCGGCATAAGAGAAACAAATCAAAGTAGTAATTGAAAACGGAAAATGATAGTGAATGAAAAATATGACAACTAATATGAAAGTAGTATGGAGCATATATACAAGGAACCGTAACGTATAACAAGTTGCAATCATTTAAACACAGTGAACAATGTATGATAGCGGAGACTAAAAGCTAATGACTACATAAGTAGACTAATCTTACAAGACACAGTGATCTAGACTACCATCAAGCTAAAAAACTACAAGAATAAACTATTACCAAGACAACAACCGACTACCTGACCTCCAGACCCTCTTATCTAAGGGCATGTCCTCGGTAAGATGATGATGCACCATATCCTGTCCCGTCTAATCGCATCTTTTCAAGACTTCCTTGGCCTACGTCTGCCTCTCCACGTCCTCACTACATCCAACCACTCCAGCAGCCTCCTTACTGGGATTTCTGCACATATCTtcttcacatgtccaaaccatctcagttTCCTTTCCCTCATCTTATCCACCACAGAGGTCACTCCTACTTTGTTTTGA
It includes:
- the LOC124885169 gene encoding E3 ubiquitin-protein ligase SPL2-like; the protein is MSIHDQAAAAVLSQIATAADGALIGIALAYAAVRSILKYKANSSSLHKINDAPYLTVSDLRSLVNSESSDDGEVVIVRGTVEAKSAVEGNWKSLRPNNVLSSHNSAEKGVVLQRTQTLAPPNSTLPPTLLFPTPRQSTIKQPSPCYTKYLRRLTGH